The following proteins come from a genomic window of Streptococcus pneumoniae:
- a CDS encoding glutamyl-tRNA synthetase, which produces MSCSIDLLKHRYLKNIKENPELFVGIELEYPVASLEGDATDVEVIKDLFHYLVSTLDLTVAKVDDFGNLIQLVDPISQDAILFEVSYTTIEFAFGKAETIQEVENRFNNYMNVIQRKLAESNHAIVGCGIHPNWDKNENCPVAYPRYQMLMDYLNLSRNIIKSDLHHFPEYGTFICGSQVQLDISKTNYLRVINAFTQIEAAKAYLFANSEFSGADWDTKISRDIFWEESMHGIYPENVGVNARLLNDEADFFDYLNHSAIFTAERDGQTYYFYPIQAGDYLATSEIQAFALNGDEVIIYPQEKDFETHRSYQYQDLTTRGTVEFRSVCTQPLDRTFASAAFHLGLLVNLDKLEAYLETAPFFKVFGYDYKSLRRQFSKKNLTDEEETTIIEFSKDLLLLAEEGLVVRNKEEMTYLQPLREELSL; this is translated from the coding sequence ATGTCTTGTTCTATCGATTTATTAAAACATCGGTATTTGAAAAATATTAAAGAAAATCCTGAATTGTTTGTCGGAATTGAGTTGGAGTATCCTGTTGCAAGTTTAGAAGGGGATGCTACAGATGTTGAAGTTATAAAGGATCTATTTCATTATTTAGTTTCTACTTTGGATCTCACCGTAGCAAAGGTAGATGATTTTGGCAATCTGATCCAGTTAGTAGATCCGATAAGTCAGGATGCTATTTTATTTGAAGTTTCCTATACAACGATTGAGTTTGCATTTGGTAAGGCTGAAACGATTCAAGAGGTCGAAAATCGTTTCAATAATTATATGAATGTAATTCAGAGAAAGTTAGCTGAATCAAATCATGCTATTGTTGGCTGTGGTATCCATCCCAACTGGGATAAAAATGAGAATTGTCCAGTGGCTTATCCACGCTATCAGATGTTGATGGATTATTTGAATTTGAGTAGAAATATTATTAAATCAGATTTACATCATTTCCCTGAATATGGTACTTTTATCTGTGGGAGCCAGGTTCAGCTGGATATTTCAAAAACCAACTACTTACGGGTGATTAATGCTTTTACTCAAATTGAAGCGGCTAAGGCTTATTTATTTGCAAACTCTGAATTTTCGGGTGCGGATTGGGATACGAAAATTTCAAGGGATATTTTCTGGGAAGAATCTATGCATGGTATCTATCCAGAGAATGTTGGGGTCAATGCTAGACTCCTTAATGATGAAGCTGATTTTTTTGACTATCTAAATCATTCTGCGATTTTTACTGCGGAACGTGATGGGCAGACCTATTATTTTTATCCTATTCAGGCTGGGGACTATTTGGCTACGTCCGAAATCCAAGCATTTGCTCTGAATGGGGATGAGGTTATTATTTACCCCCAAGAGAAGGATTTTGAAACTCATCGTAGTTACCAGTACCAAGATTTAACGACTCGAGGAACAGTTGAGTTTCGTAGTGTGTGTACACAGCCACTTGATAGGACTTTTGCTTCTGCAGCTTTTCACTTGGGATTATTGGTTAATTTAGACAAGTTAGAAGCTTACTTAGAAACAGCACCTTTCTTTAAAGTATTTGGTTATGATTACAAGTCTTTAAGGAGACAATTTTCTAAGAAAAATCTTACAGATGAGGAAGAAACTACGATTATTGAATTTTCCAAAGACTTACTCCTACTAGCTGAGGAGGGACTAGTGGTGAGAAATAAGGAAGAAATGACCTATTTACAGCCTTTGAGAGAAGAATTGAGCCTATAA
- the thrC gene encoding threonine synthase, with amino-acid sequence MTLVYQSTRDANNTVTASQAILQGLATDGGLFTPVTYPKVDLDFDKLKDASYQEVAKLVLSAFLDDFTAEELDYCINNAYDSKFDTPAIAPLVKLDGQYNLELFHGSTIAFKDMALSILPYFMTTAAKKHGLENKIVILTATSGDTGKAAMAGFADVPGTEIIVFYPKGGVSKVQELQMTTQNGDNTHVIAIDGNFDDAQTNVKHMFNDVALREKLTTNKLQFSSANSMNIGRLVPQIVYYVYAYAQLVKTGEIVAGEKVNFTVPTGNFGNILAAFYAKQIGLPVGKLICASNDNNVLTDFFKTRVYDKKREFKVTTSPSMDILVSSNLERLIFHLLGNNAEKTAELMNALNTQGQYKLTDFDAEILDLFAAEYATEEETAAEIKRVYESDSYIEDPHTAVASAVYRKYQAVTGDVTKTVIASTASPYKFPVVAVEAVTGKAGLTDFEALAQLHEISGVAVPPAVDGLEIAPIRHKTTVAAADMQAAVEAYLGL; translated from the coding sequence ATGACATTAGTTTATCAATCAACGCGTGATGCCAACAATACAGTAACTGCCAGCCAAGCAATTTTGCAAGGTTTGGCGACGGACGGCGGTTTGTTTACACCGGTTACTTATCCAAAGGTAGATTTGGACTTTGACAAATTGAAAGATGCTTCTTACCAGGAAGTTGCTAAGCTAGTTTTGTCAGCATTTTTAGATGACTTTACAGCTGAGGAGTTGGACTACTGTATCAACAATGCCTACGATAGCAAATTTGATACTCCAGCTATTGCACCATTAGTGAAATTAGATGGGCAATACAATTTGGAACTTTTCCATGGTTCAACGATTGCCTTTAAGGATATGGCCTTGTCTATTTTGCCATACTTTATGACGACTGCTGCTAAGAAACATGGTTTGGAGAACAAGATTGTTATCTTGACAGCGACATCTGGTGACACGGGGAAAGCTGCTATGGCGGGGTTTGCGGATGTGCCTGGTACTGAGATTATCGTCTTTTATCCAAAGGGTGGTGTCAGCAAGGTACAAGAGTTGCAAATGACCACTCAGAATGGTGACAATACTCATGTTATTGCTATTGATGGTAATTTTGACGATGCGCAAACAAATGTGAAGCACATGTTTAACGACGTGGCTCTTCGTGAAAAATTGACTACCAACAAGTTGCAATTTTCATCAGCTAACTCTATGAACATTGGTCGTCTGGTGCCACAAATTGTTTATTATGTTTATGCTTACGCTCAATTGGTTAAGACTGGTGAAATTGTAGCTGGTGAAAAGGTTAACTTCACAGTACCAACAGGAAACTTTGGAAATATCTTGGCTGCCTTTTATGCCAAACAAATCGGCCTACCAGTTGGCAAGCTAATCTGTGCTTCAAATGACAATAATGTCTTGACAGACTTCTTTAAAACACGTGTCTATGACAAAAAACGTGAGTTTAAGGTAACAACCAGCCCATCTATGGATATCTTGGTATCTTCAAACTTGGAGCGCTTGATTTTCCATCTTTTGGGAAATAATGCTGAAAAGACAGCTGAACTTATGAATGCCTTGAACACGCAAGGACAATATAAGTTGACAGACTTTGATGCAGAGATTTTGGACCTCTTTGCAGCTGAATATGCGACTGAGGAAGAAACAGCGGCAGAAATCAAGCGTGTTTATGAGTCAGATTCTTATATTGAGGATCCACATACGGCGGTTGCCTCAGCAGTTTATAGAAAATACCAAGCGGTTACTGGAGATGTAACTAAGACAGTGATTGCTTCAACAGCTAGTCCATACAAGTTCCCAGTAGTTGCAGTAGAAGCTGTAACTGGAAAAGCAGGTTTGACAGACTTTGAAGCCTTGGCTCAATTACATGAAATCTCAGGCGTTGCAGTGCCACCAGCAGTTGATGGGCTTGAAATAGCTCCAATTCGTCACAAGACAACAGTGGCAGCTGCTGACATGCAAGCAGCGGTTGAGGCTTATTTAGGACTTTAA
- a CDS encoding MATE family efflux transporter, whose amino-acid sequence MFKKNKDILNIALPAMGENFLQMLMGMVDSYLVAHLGLIAISGVSVAGNIITIYQAIFIALGAAISSVISKSIGQKDQSKLAYHVTEALKITLLLSFLLGFLSIFAGKEMIGLLGTERDVAESGGLYLSLVGGSIVLLGLMTSLGALIRATHNPRLPLYVSFLSNALNILFSSLAIFVLDMGIAGVAWGTILSRLVGLVILWSQLKLPYGKLTFGLDKELLTLALPAAGERLMMRAGDVVIIALVVSFGTEAVAGNAIGEVLTQFNYMPAFGVATATVMLLARAVGEDDWKRVASLSKQTFWLSLFLMLPLSFSIYVLGVPLTHLYTTDSLAVEASVLVTLFSLLGTPMTTGTVIYTAVWQGLGNARLPFYATSIGMWCIRIGTGYLMGIVLGWGLPGIWAGSLLDNGFRWLFLRYRYQRYMSLKG is encoded by the coding sequence TTGTTTAAGAAAAATAAAGACATTCTTAATATTGCATTGCCAGCTATGGGTGAAAACTTTTTGCAGATGCTAATGGGAATGGTGGACAGTTATTTGGTTGCTCATTTAGGATTGATAGCTATTTCAGGGGTTTCAGTAGCTGGTAATATTATCACCATTTATCAGGCGATTTTCATCGCTCTGGGAGCTGCTATTTCCAGTGTTATTTCAAAAAGCATAGGGCAGAAAGACCAGTCGAAGTTGGCCTATCATGTGACTGAGGCGTTGAAGATTACCTTACTATTAAGTTTCCTTTTAGGATTTTTGTCCATCTTCGCTGGGAAAGAGATGATAGGACTTTTGGGGACGGAGAGGGATGTAGCTGAGAGTGGTGGACTGTATCTATCTTTGGTAGGCGGATCGATTGTTCTCTTAGGTTTAATGACTAGTTTGGGAGCCTTGATTCGTGCAACGCATAATCCACGTCTGCCTCTCTATGTTAGTTTTTTATCCAATGCCTTGAATATTCTTTTTTCAAGTCTAGCTATTTTTGTTCTGGATATGGGGATAGCTGGTGTTGCTTGGGGGACAATTCTGTCTCGTTTGGTTGGTCTTGTGATTTTGTGGTCACAATTAAAACTGCCTTATGGGAAGCTAACTTTTGGTTTAGATAAGGAACTGTTGACCTTGGCTTTACCAGCAGCTGGAGAGCGACTTATGATGAGAGCTGGAGATGTAGTGATCATTGCCTTGGTCGTTTCTTTTGGGACGGAGGCAGTTGCTGGGAATGCAATCGGAGAAGTCTTGACCCAGTTTAACTATATGCCTGCCTTTGGTGTCGCTACGGCAACGGTCATGCTGTTGGCCCGAGCAGTTGGAGAGGATGATTGGAAAAGAGTTGCTAGTTTGAGTAAACAAACCTTTTGGCTTTCTCTGTTCCTCATGTTGCCCCTGTCCTTTAGTATATATGTCTTGGGTGTACCATTAACTCATCTCTATACGACTGATTCTCTAGCGGTGGAGGCTAGTGTTCTAGTGACACTGTTTTCACTACTTGGTACCCCTATGACGACAGGAACAGTCATCTATACGGCAGTCTGGCAGGGATTAGGAAATGCACGCCTCCCTTTTTATGCGACAAGTATAGGCATGTGGTGTATCCGCATTGGGACAGGATATCTGATGGGGATTGTGCTTGGTTGGGGCTTGCCTGGTATTTGGGCAGGGTCTCTCTTGGATAATGGTTTTCGCTGGTTATTTCTACGCTATCGTTACCAGCGCTATATGAGCTTGAAAGGATAG
- a CDS encoding HAD family hydrolase, whose product MQKTAFIWDLDGTLLDSYEAILSGIEETFAQFSIPYDKEKVREFIFKYSVQNLLVRVAEDRNLDVEVLNQVRAQSLAEKNAQVVLMPGAREVLAWADESGIQQFIYTHKGNNAFTILKDLGVESYFTEILTSQSGFVRKPSPEAATYLLDKYQLNSDNTYYIGDRTLDVEFAQNSGIQSINFLESTYEGNHRIQALADISRIFETK is encoded by the coding sequence ATGCAAAAAACAGCTTTTATTTGGGATTTAGACGGGACTTTATTGGACTCTTACGAAGCGATTTTATCAGGGATTGAGGAGACTTTTGCTCAGTTTTCTATTCCTTATGATAAGGAGAAGGTGAGAGAGTTTATCTTCAAGTATTCGGTGCAAAATTTGCTTGTGCGGGTGGCAGAAGATAGAAATCTGGATGTTGAGGTGCTAAATCAGGTGCGTGCCCAGAGTCTGGCTGAGAAGAATGCTCAGGTAGTTTTGATGCCAGGTGCGCGTGAGGTGCTAGCTTGGGCAGACGAATCAGGAATTCAGCAGTTTATATATACTCATAAGGGGAACAACGCTTTTACCATTCTCAAGGACTTGGGGGTGGAATCCTATTTTACAGAGATTTTAACCAGTCAGAGTGGCTTTGTGCGGAAGCCAAGTCCAGAAGCGGCTACCTATCTGCTAGATAAGTATCAGTTGAATTCTGATAATACTTATTATATAGGGGATCGGACTCTGGATGTGGAATTTGCCCAGAATAGTGGGATTCAAAGTATCAACTTTTTAGAGTCTACTTATGAAGGGAATCACAGGATTCAAGCGTTAGCAGATATTTCCCGTATTTTTGAGACTAAGTGA
- a CDS encoding LysM peptidoglycan-binding domain-containing protein: MKKRMLLASTVALSFAPVLATQAEEVLWTARSVEQIQNDLTKTDNKTSYTVQYGDTLSTIAEALGVDVTVLANLNKITNMDLIFPETVLTTTVNEAEEVTEVEIQTPRADSSEEVTTATADLTTNQVTVDDQTVQVADLSQPIAEAPKEVASSSEVTKTVIASEEVAPSTGTSVPEEQTAETSSAVAEEAPQGTTPAEKQETQASPQAASAVEATTTSSEAKEVASSNGATAAVSTYQPEETKIISTTYEAPAAPDYAGLAVAKSENAGLQPQTAAFKEEIANLFGITSFSGYRPGDSGDHGKGLAIDFMVPERSELGDKIAEYAIQNMASRGISYIIWKQRFYAPFDSKYGPANTWNPMPDRGSVTENHYDHVHVSMNG; this comes from the coding sequence ATGAAGAAAAGAATGTTATTAGCGTCAACAGTAGCCTTGTCATTTGCCCCAGTATTGGCAACTCAAGCAGAAGAAGTTCTTTGGACTGCACGTAGTGTTGAGCAAATCCAAAACGATTTGACTAAAACGGACAACAAAACAAGTTATACCGTACAGTATGGTGATACTTTGAGCACCATTGCAGAAGCCTTGGGTGTAGATGTCACAGTGCTTGCGAATCTGAACAAAATCACTAATATGGACTTGATTTTCCCAGAAACTGTTTTGACAACGACTGTCAATGAAGCAGAAGAAGTAACAGAAGTTGAAATCCAAACACCTCGAGCAGACTCTAGTGAAGAAGTGACAACTGCGACAGCAGATTTGACCACTAATCAAGTGACCGTTGATGATCAAACTGTTCAGGTTGCAGACCTTTCTCAACCAATTGCAGAAGCTCCAAAAGAAGTAGCATCAAGTTCAGAAGTTACAAAGACAGTGATTGCTTCTGAAGAAGTGGCACCATCTACGGGCACTTCTGTCCCAGAGGAGCAAACGGCCGAAACAAGCAGTGCAGTTGCAGAAGAAGCTCCTCAGGGAACGACTCCAGCTGAGAAGCAGGAAACACAAGCAAGCCCTCAAGCTGCATCAGCAGTGGAAGCAACTACAACAAGTTCAGAAGCAAAAGAAGTAGCATCATCAAATGGAGCTACAGCAGCAGTTTCTACTTATCAACCAGAAGAGACGAAAATAATTTCAACAACTTACGAGGCTCCAGCTGCGCCCGATTATGCTGGACTTGCAGTAGCAAAATCTGAAAATGCAGGTCTTCAACCACAAACAGCTGCCTTTAAAGAAGAAATTGCTAACTTGTTTGGCATTACATCCTTTAGCGGTTATCGTCCAGGAGACAGTGGAGATCACGGAAAAGGTTTGGCTATCGACTTTATGGTACCAGAACGTTCAGAATTAGGGGATAAGATTGCGGAATATGCTATTCAAAACATGGCCAGCCGTGGCATTAGTTACATCATCTGGAAACAACGTTTCTATGCTCCATTCGATAGCAAATATGGGCCAGCTAACACTTGGAACCCAATGCCAGACCGTGGTAGTGTGACAGAAAATCACTATGATCACGTTCACGTTTCAATGAATGGATAA
- a CDS encoding MarR family winged helix-turn-helix transcriptional regulator, with amino-acid sequence MIEIQDLLYQLRLSEQASTQLFEKRLGISLTRYQILLFLLEHSPCNQMAVQERLKIDQAALTRHFKILETEGLVERHRNPENQREVLVEAAKYAKEQLVVNPPLQHIKVKEEMESILTEFERTELSRLLNKLVLGIENIEI; translated from the coding sequence ATGATAGAGATTCAAGATTTACTGTATCAACTCCGCTTGTCTGAGCAAGCGAGTACGCAATTGTTTGAAAAAAGGCTTGGGATTAGTTTGACACGGTATCAGATTTTACTGTTTTTGCTGGAGCATTCTCCTTGTAACCAAATGGCGGTTCAGGAGCGTTTGAAAATTGATCAGGCTGCTTTGACACGGCATTTCAAGATTTTGGAAACGGAAGGTTTGGTGGAGCGTCATCGTAATCCTGAAAATCAGCGGGAAGTGTTGGTAGAGGCTGCGAAGTATGCCAAGGAGCAGTTAGTGGTGAATCCCCCTCTGCAACATATCAAGGTTAAGGAAGAGATGGAAAGTATCTTAACAGAGTTTGAGAGAACAGAACTCAGCCGTTTATTAAATAAATTGGTTTTGGGTATTGAAAATATAGAAATTTAA
- a CDS encoding DUF1304 domain-containing protein, giving the protein MSIITIILTTIVALEHFYIFYLESIATRSDATSRVFNMEKEELAHPSVSSLFKNQGIYKALLGVFLWYGIYFSQNLEIVTIFVLFVIGAATYGSLTADKKIILKQGGSAILALISILLFKYT; this is encoded by the coding sequence ATGTCAATTATTACAATTATTTTAACAACGATCGTTGCTTTGGAGCATTTTTACATTTTTTATTTGGAAAGTATTGCTACGCGATCAGATGCGACTAGTCGTGTATTTAATATGGAAAAGGAAGAATTGGCTCATCCGTCAGTAAGTTCATTGTTCAAAAATCAAGGGATTTATAAGGCTCTGCTAGGAGTCTTTCTCTGGTATGGCATTTATTTCTCACAGAATTTAGAAATTGTGACTATTTTTGTCTTATTTGTGATTGGTGCTGCGACTTACGGCTCTTTAACAGCGGATAAAAAAATTATTTTGAAGCAAGGTGGATCAGCTATTTTGGCCTTGATTAGTATTTTACTCTTTAAATACACTTGA
- the pcp gene encoding pyroglutamyl-peptidase I, with translation MKVLVTGFEPFGGEKGNPTLEAIKGLPAEIHGAEVRWLEVPTVFHKSAQVLEEEMNRYQPDFVLCIGQAGGRTSVTPERVAINQDDARISDNEDNQPIDRPIRPDGASAYFSSLPIKAMVQAIKKEGLPASVSNTAGTFVCSHLMYQALYLVEKKFPYVKAGFMHIPYMMEQVVNRPTTPTMSLVDIRRGIEAAIGAMIEHGDQELKLVGGETH, from the coding sequence ATGAAAGTATTAGTGACAGGTTTTGAGCCCTTTGGAGGGGAAAAGGGCAATCCAACTTTGGAGGCCATTAAAGGTTTACCAGCTGAAATCCATGGTGCTGAGGTCCGTTGGCTAGAGGTGCCGACAGTTTTTCACAAATCTGCTCAAGTATTGGAAGAAGAGATGAATCGTTATCAACCTGACTTTGTCCTTTGTATTGGGCAAGCTGGTGGAAGAACTAGTGTGACACCTGAACGAGTGGCCATTAATCAAGACGATGCACGCATTTCTGATAACGAAGATAATCAACCGATTGACCGTCCCATTCGCCCAGATGGTGCTTCGGCCTACTTTAGTAGTTTGCCGATTAAAGCGATGGTTCAAGCTATAAAAAAAGAGGGCTTACCGGCCTCTGTTTCCAATACGGCAGGGACTTTTGTCTGCAGCCATTTGATGTATCAGGCTCTCTATTTGGTAGAAAAGAAATTTCCATATGTTAAGGCAGGTTTTATGCATATTCCTTATATGATGGAACAGGTGGTGAACAGACCGACTACTCCAACTATGAGTTTAGTGGATATTCGGCGAGGGATAGAAGCAGCAATCGGCGCTATGATAGAACATGGAGATCAGGAACTCAAGTTGGTAGGCGGAGAAACTCATTGA
- a CDS encoding DUF975 family protein has product MNYPKIDLKTIRQESKHFQADTPRLFLLYILPSMLVILSGFLNPLSRIHGTVLEQPFFSILGQILQTYLFPLLVSFIGTILLTSSVYATLTLMKDSKTEPSVKNSLALFDEERFSQTFLTLLLKRFYLFLWSIPNLLGIYLLFYSSFLAKKFVTLHPEFPNLDLSSVETERFLMVFGLYFLASLILIIVGNILYIPQYYAYSQVEFLLCYSLDLGQVPPRRILKTSRSFMKGYKFQHFVLDLQLLPWYFLNWITFGIASFSLLPYIQCTKIMFYRAVLARKRPKA; this is encoded by the coding sequence ATGAACTATCCAAAAATTGATTTAAAAACAATTCGTCAGGAGTCAAAACATTTTCAGGCTGACACCCCCCGTCTCTTTCTCCTCTATATCCTTCCCAGTATGCTGGTCATCTTATCTGGTTTTCTTAATCCCTTATCTCGGATCCACGGGACTGTTTTAGAACAGCCATTTTTCAGCATACTTGGCCAAATACTTCAAACCTACCTCTTTCCTCTACTAGTCTCCTTTATCGGGACTATTCTTTTGACCAGTTCCGTCTATGCAACACTGACACTCATGAAAGATTCTAAAACGGAGCCATCTGTAAAAAACAGCCTAGCTCTCTTTGATGAGGAGCGCTTTTCTCAAACCTTTTTGACCCTACTTCTCAAACGTTTCTATCTCTTTTTATGGAGTATCCCTAATTTACTTGGGATTTACCTCCTCTTTTATAGTAGCTTTTTAGCCAAAAAATTCGTCACCCTACATCCTGAGTTTCCAAATCTAGATCTCTCATCAGTTGAAACCGAGCGTTTCCTCATGGTCTTTGGACTCTACTTTCTTGCAAGTCTCATCTTGATCATTGTAGGAAATATCCTCTATATTCCACAGTATTATGCCTATTCACAGGTGGAATTTCTTCTCTGTTATAGTCTAGACCTAGGACAGGTCCCACCAAGACGAATCCTAAAAACTAGCCGTTCCTTTATGAAGGGCTACAAGTTCCAGCACTTTGTCCTAGATTTACAGCTTCTTCCTTGGTACTTCCTCAATTGGATTACCTTTGGCATTGCTAGTTTTTCACTCCTACCTTATATCCAATGCACTAAAATTATGTTTTACCGAGCAGTATTGGCTCGAAAACGTCCAAAAGCTTGA
- the tgt gene encoding tRNA guanosine(34) transglycosylase Tgt yields MSDSPIKYRLIKKEKHTGARLGEIITPHGTFPTPMFMPVGTQATVKTQSPEELKEMGSGIILSNTYHLWLRPGDELIARAGGLHKFMNWDQPILTDSGGFQVYSLADSRNITEEGVTFKNHLNGSKMLLSPEKAISIQNNLGSDIMMSFDECPQFYQPYDYVKKSIERTSRWAERGLKAHRRPHDQGLFGIVQGAGFEDLRRQSAHDLVSMDFSGYSIGGLAVGETHEEMNAVLDFTTQLLPENKPRYLMGVGAPDSLIDGVIRGVDMFDCVLPTRIARNGTCMTSQGRLVVKNAQFAEDFTPLDPECDCYTCNNYTRAYLRHLLKADETFGIRLTSYHNLYFLLNLMKQVRQAIMDDNLLEFRKYFVEKYGYNKSGRNF; encoded by the coding sequence ATGTCAGATTCACCAATCAAATATCGTTTGATTAAGAAAGAAAAACACACAGGAGCTCGTCTAGGAGAAATCATCACTCCCCACGGTACCTTTCCGACACCTATGTTTATGCCAGTTGGGACACAAGCCACTGTCAAAACTCAGTCACCTGAAGAATTGAAGGAGATGGGTTCGGGAATTATCCTATCAAACACCTATCATCTCTGGCTTCGCCCTGGAGATGAACTCATTGCACGCGCTGGTGGTCTCCACAAGTTCATGAATTGGGACCAGCCTATCTTGACAGATAGTGGTGGTTTTCAGGTTTATTCTTTAGCAGATAGCCGTAATATCACAGAAGAAGGAGTAACCTTTAAAAATCATCTAAATGGTTCTAAGATGCTCCTATCCCCAGAAAAAGCCATCTCTATTCAGAATAATCTGGGTTCAGACATCATGATGTCCTTTGATGAATGTCCTCAGTTTTATCAACCTTATGACTACGTTAAGAAATCGATCGAGCGTACCAGCCGTTGGGCTGAGCGTGGTTTGAAGGCTCACCGTCGTCCACATGACCAAGGTTTGTTTGGAATTGTGCAAGGTGCAGGATTTGAAGACCTTCGCCGCCAATCAGCTCACGATCTTGTCAGCATGGATTTCTCAGGCTACTCTATCGGTGGTTTGGCAGTGGGAGAAACCCATGAAGAGATGAATGCGGTCTTGGACTTTACAACTCAACTGCTGCCTGAAAATAAACCTCGTTATCTGATGGGTGTGGGAGCGCCAGATAGCTTGATCGATGGGGTCATTCGTGGGGTGGATATGTTTGACTGTGTCTTACCGACTCGAATTGCTCGTAACGGGACTTGTATGACCAGTCAAGGACGTTTGGTTGTGAAAAATGCCCAGTTTGCTGAGGACTTTACGCCACTGGATCCTGAGTGTGATTGCTACACATGTAATAACTATACACGCGCTTACCTTCGTCACCTGCTCAAGGCTGATGAAACCTTTGGTATCCGCTTGACTAGCTACCACAATCTTTACTTCTTGCTTAACCTGATGAAGCAAGTGCGACAAGCCATCATGGATGACAATCTCTTGGAATTCCGTAAGTATTTTGTGGAAAAATATGGCTATAATAAGTCAGGACGTAATTTCTAA